The following coding sequences are from one Euwallacea fornicatus isolate EFF26 chromosome 8, ASM4011564v1, whole genome shotgun sequence window:
- the LOC136340632 gene encoding LOW QUALITY PROTEIN: uncharacterized protein (The sequence of the model RefSeq protein was modified relative to this genomic sequence to represent the inferred CDS: deleted 2 bases in 1 codon; substituted 1 base at 1 genomic stop codon), with protein sequence MCLTSATVGSGKLPSFFLSDEPVFLKWDALKDILERRKQKETSASNEFGKLTIIEVLETSNSLLIDYSELLEVLFFMINEDPLKKIILQLPGDIKEYCAKFIDVFSPEFLVAKSSSCLCFEDLEEQTQIELFETDFISYKDKTISLKKFLGYDNISYSPLSNIVDAEILKGIIENGGIFVEKIDTINNSFNFESKFHINRTFSKKVEINSKALQKLIKLAQKNLIPDLFLFGDIKDKKIFNVKNIEKLENIAIFDNFEDANTKFQTDSLKYPVHLIRCVNDGSLLWVSSKGSLKNVRELMTVFNAVTVEQNELINNNIVILSGPPRVGKSTTLINIGNNLSLTSTWVISIDLALCQSQIKLLSESTDSSLVSSDVVNFLHGSLSQDPPNHPLTKALLKDALFGKDSKPVCLLFDGFDKTVENDKVRLKSFIKMLEYLHKNSKVSIMIASLPENSYDLEEALCTFRTEFLDFELEVLKENICKLWDTTNLTSNEKGLLLKCIDSFVKSIIHFQNRNTRVSATALLAILANVSKPSEAYFSDYSNVLNISNIYKSLEDREMKKNSSTFQVILGTSISEYFPESADILLKIMNFNFENAGVQKSQEKLPFDNGLVDYVIADTLVKLFSQQPMRINMEDFVNLTMSRVLLEPNYSAIRLFMNNLCKDTVNKLPKGFIDNLVKLSNKGKNVFRNVQDEWALYILIKEGLFELVNMFLDELFLKRLWMLFNRPDKKGETVLSLLIKHNGEKYIKRMFEVTMPKWKMCLKELIQLTLLWQLRNDKHLLVENCSIFNVIHEFDPKLEGKILKFQTLSNSCFDLCRNGNLKELKNVFNKRESESGIRFIIQKPCSNKFTFTTMLHIAAENGHLDVVKYLTEKNPEAVRSLDKDCATPLFNAASRGHFEIVKYLILKRADVHFKDKYSRTALLLSAKNGFKSIVEYFIKETKGLLEVSDRNGISPLEHAAKEGHMDVVRLLLENNCDINHRDRFGWNALAWAVRFDRFEVATFLISQGADWDILDHHGMNLVYIAVKAQAWNIVRYLTFCCIDVNIPDFNGVTPLERTINAGKWDMVEYLISEGAKIKRNHETAFDPIGIALKNKKIHIVKFMVERGGEVNHLTSEEQRQILDAIVSSETDTPGKIKKLMEAGNETLIDLFIRQKGLYDTEKAEELEAYLAEGYQEFVSIWKVCLSKKMQIFIESALVDLRGRRRLKHLSDSEVKKRLQLIRDEIKIIEKDLAEVNLVKDNSEFLSRSTFICKQISMIKNHKYSKNLELPFEEIEFNITMFIKFFLKPERDDHCYRLILDQDTIVESLSAFANEIDTPGTASFEKLKDNYRIVRDIYFLRRISTYVSNALSITGISKDLKPFALLRCLQVIGESLKNSKTSPNLSDDIHEYLFYAAPEGLKTICTSLRDSLSHYHTLRAKTKLEENLRDDEMYFSSVQNDLKKIKPEIDFILSKKKKDAVERFLMKYGEYQLKQGPVHNLFRYIDWIAGQELNIGPYQQSEEVKEIKNLIETLRKILHRDANGTKLVNGLGLEIDIIEQNKLERLSLYQTSYYHFFNMCGNANDQILAFNLLKEFSIKTKDTKYNKALNFIEQLEAMFNANITYNQLMRICIKLRYLMNFEVNSVKKLEDLRMHLHDTSTQNELNVIECSFNKIEEMLENQDKKNFQDYIKDKKLIYNTILKIRQNMEDGKEILHSSDIENSMKNQLLKNIDDKQTFSSLAGQIDLLSQLQKSVKRNCFYEGLKKFFTRIKKLILKTLFKSSXKMEEELRKIEREKYSILRKAIENDENDIFKNEFLCLATEMLLLDVSDALIAKHVLPDYSSSFDDSAPILINKSLRNYLAHGSILIDTLPFDPRKSILSAIRFYKANYSILFKKSDNSKPFAQEYSLNASKLEPNLSQFGENVSSNLIAKGMQCQRDVMRTDDVERFTKLKVINTFPCMYNCCISAAAANAVKIFKHILDKIISHSGTIHIDILLPAIIHAAMGNFEKILQVIIQYIKSTFVQKPSFKYLELINRLIAKGLMSIESRKIYIGNTIMDLAIPPYEKLKAFRVLALILAIKMSSIDFFRLLFECYCNKSLSSTLVLSIAIAVENGNQDLVNEILIKNMNIKKKTLKTKSEYRNVVRLAVANGDPIILRLLLNWLKHNKIPISDNENILICTVYGHVDICKILLKNDVVTNINFTDENKNTALHIAASKGHHKIIEVLLKYRANVNVLNNNNYSPLCLAIVRDNKTAIELLLKNNRYINEPSDILGLTPLLLASLQGRADIIKILLQSGADINQLTTDKNSALHLAVSSENDEAVELLLSKRDNWDTVNSNFHGPLHKAALLGNDNIVNLLLKHGGDVNFMNQNKVTPLHIAAETGHDEIVRTLLTHKANVNSLNVDGYSALHFAALNGHDTTIDVLLAFNADVYATCSKSNNTALHFAARYGNEKIVKLLMPKYKDASIARKHGATPLHEAARYGHINVVKFLRKKCDINIKDNESFTPLHLAAFNGHKLVIKELIKMGADVDIATKSGVTPLYLAVQNQHEDAVKVLLDHGAKVQINEDMRNNLFLLGIYSCIHINNCKILQLLISNRKNCVNDFCNSATLLHWAAKYGDAKCCKVLLENGAEVNKFSQDSLQVTPLHIAVQCNKIEIVTLLLNNIRQYDAINEQHQTALHIASYNGYRDIAKILLQKGAKINRKDRMGMTPLHYSVEYGHSSILALLLSFHANLCTPNNEKYSPLHTATKNGNDKIVKTLLSHEAVVDQKGPNEMTSLHIACQCNHKRIVELLIHYKADVNAVDKNSKSPLYYADEKGHSEIVSILLKKW encoded by the exons ATGTGCCTAACAAGTGCCACAGTTGGATCTGGTAAGCTACCATCTTTCTTTCTCAGCGATGAACCGGTTTTTCTTAAATGGGATGCGTTAAAAGATATTCTAGAACGCAGAAAACAAAAAGAGACGAGTGCAAGTAATGAGTTTGGTAAATTAACTATAATTGAAGTTTTGGAAACATCTAATTCGCTATTAATTGATTATTCAGAGCTATTGgaagtgttattttttatgatcaaCGAAGAtccccttaaaaaaattatcttacaGTTACCAGGGGACATTAAAGAATATTGCgcaaaatttattgatgttttttcTCCAGAATTTTTAGTAGCAAAATCTTCTAGCTGCCTCTGTTTTGAAGACTTAGAAGAACAGACTCAAATTGAGCTCTTTGAAACGGATTTTATATCATATAAAGACAAAActatttcgttaaaaaaatttttaggcTATGATAATATTTCATACTCTCCACTTAGCAACATAGTAGACgctgaaattttgaaaggaataattgaaaatggtgggatttttgtagaaaagaTTGATACCATTAATAACTCctttaattttgaatcaaaGTTTCATATAAATCGTACATTTTCTAAGAAAGTTGagataaattcaaaagcaTTACAGAAACTAATAAAGTTGGctcaaaaaaacttaattccAGACTTGTTCCTATTTGGTGATATCAAagataaaaagatttttaatgtaaaaaacatcgaaaaactggaaaacatAGCCATTTTTGATAACTTTGAAGATGCGAATACTAAATTTCAAACTGATTCCTTAAAGTACCCAGTTCATCTTATTCGTTGTGTCAATGACGGTTCACTACTCTGGGTATCATCTAAAGGTTCTCTAAAGAACGTCAGGGAATTGATGACGGTATTTAATGCCGTGACCGTTGAACAAAATGAATTAATCAACAACAACATCGTCATTCTTAGTGGTCCTCCTAGAGTAGGAAAATCTACAACCTTGATCAATATAGGCAATAATTTGTCTTTAACCTCAACTTGGGTTATCTCAATTGATTTAGCGCTGTGCCAATCCCAAATTAAACTTCTCTCTGAGTCCACTGATTCTAGCCTTGTCAGTAGCGATGtagtaaattttcttcatGGCTCATTAAGCCAAGACCCTCCAAATCATCCTCTGACCAAAGCTCTTTTAAAAGATGCCCTTTTTGGAAAGGATTCAAAACCCGTATGTTTATTGTTCGATGGATTTGACAAAACGGTTGAAAACGATAAAGTTAGATTGAAAtcattcattaaaatgttagAATATTTGCATAAGAATTCTAAGGTATCAATTATGATAGCGAGTCTGCCTGAGAACAGTTATGATTTAGAAGAGGCGTTATGCACTTTTCGAACCgaatttttagatttcgaaCTTGAGgttctaaaagaaaatatatgtaaattgTGGGATACAACTAATTTAACTAGTAACGAAAAGGGCTTATTACTTAAATGTATAGACTCTTTTGTGAAGTCTATcatccattttcaaaataggaATACACGAGTGAGCGCCACAGCCCTATTGGCAATTCTTGCTAACGTCTCAAAACCTTCTGAGGCGTACTTTTCAGATTACTCTAATGTTCTAAATATTTCCAACATCTATAAAAGTTTAGAAGAtcgagaaatgaaaaaaaacagttcaaCATTTCAGGTAATATTAGGAACAAGTATTTCAGAATATTTCCCTGAAAGCGCGGATATTCTTCTCAAaatcatgaattttaatttcgaaaatgcgGGCGTTCAAAAATCTCaagaaaaattgccatttgACAACGGTTTAGTTGACTATGTAATTGCAGATACTTTAGTAAAACTTTTTAGTCAACAACCCATGAGGATAAATATGGAAGACTTCGTTAACTTAACGATGTCGCGTGTTTTGTTAGAACCGAATTACAGCGCGATAAGGCTATTCATGAATAATTTGTGCAAGGATACAGTCAATAAGTTACCGAAAGGATTTATAGATAATTTAGTGAAACTGTcgaataaaggaaaaaatgtgtttcgTAATGTTCAAGATGAATGGGCACTATACATCCTCATAAAAGAAGGTTTATTCGAATTGGTGAATATGTTCTTAGACGAGCTGTTTCTTAAAAGACTGTGGATGCTATTTAACCGCCCTGATAAAAAAGGAGAAACAGTTTTATCGTTGTTAATTAAGCATAATGGTGAGAAATACATCAAAAGAATGTTTGAAGTTACTATGCCGAAATGGAAAATGTGCCTAAAAGAACTTATACAGCTTACTCTTTTGTGGCAATTACGAAACGATAAACATTTATTAGTAGAAAactgttcaatttttaatgtaattcaTGAATTCGATCCTAAATTAGAGGGTAAAATCCTTAAGTTCCAAACCCTAAGTAATAGCTGTTTTGATTTATGTCGTAATGGTAATttaaaggaattaaaaaatgttttcaacaagAGAGAAAGTGAGTCTGGAATACGATTCATCATCCAGAAACCCTGTAGTAATAAATTCACGTTTACAACCATGCTGCATATTGCAGCGGAGAACGGTCACTTAGATGTGGTCAAATACCTCACTGAAAAAAATCCTGAGGCAGTTCGTTCATTGGATAAAGATTGCGCCACTCCCCTTTTCAATGCTGCTTCAAGGGGCCACTTTGAAAtcgtgaaatatttaattctcaAAAGAGCAGAtgtacattttaaagataaatattcTAGAACAGCCCTGCTGTTGAGTGCAAAAAATGGCTTTAAGAGTATCGtggaatattttataaaagaaacaaaaggaTTATTGGAGGTTAGTGATAGAAATGGTATCAGCCCATTAGAACATGCTGCCAAGGAGGGACATATGGATGTAGTACGTCTCTTATTAGAAAACAATTGCGACATAAATCACCGAGATCGATTTGGATGGAATGCATTAGCATGGGCCGTGAGATTTGACCGATTCGAAGTGGCTACCTTTTTAATAAGTCAAGGGGCTGATTGGGATATTTTGGATCATCATGGAAtgaatttggtatacattgcTGTGAAAGCTCAAGCGTGGAACATCGTCAGATATTTAACGTTTTGTTGCATAGACGTAAACATTCCTGACTTTAATGGCGTAACCCCCCTTGAACGTACAATAAACGCTGGCAAATGGGATATGGTGGAGTATCTAATTTCCGAGGGTGCAAAAATCAAACGAAATCATGAGACTGCATTTGATCCTATTGGCATTgcattaaagaataaaaaaatccacatAGTAAAGTTCATGGTGGAACGAGGAGGTGAAGTGAACCATCTTACTTCTGAAGAACAAAGACAAATTCTGGATGCGATAGTCTCTTCAGAAACGGATACGCcaggcaaaataaaaaaactaatggAGGCAGGCAATGAGACTcttattgatttattcattCGACAAAAGGGACTTTATGATACAGAAAAAGCAGAAGAACTTGAAGCATACTTGGCAGAGGGTTACCAAGAATTTGTCAGTATTTGGAAAGTATGTTTGTCtaagaaaatgcaaatttttattgaaagtgcTTTGGTAGATTTACGTGGCAGGAGACGGCTGAAACATCTTTCGGATTCCGAAGTTAAAAAACGTTTGCAATTGATACGCGACGAAATTAAGATTATAGAGAAAGATTTAGCGGAAGTTAATCTAGTTAAGGATAACAGCGAATTCCTCTCTAGAAGTACATTCATCTGTAAACAAATCAGTAtgataaaaaatcataaatattcgaaaaaccTTGAACTTCCCTTTGAGGAGATCGAATTTAATATCAcaatgtttataaaattttttcttaaaccgGAGCGTGATGATCATTGTTATAGATTAATTTTAGATCAAGATACAATTGTTGAGAGTTTATCTGCCTTTGCCAATGAAATCGATACACCCGGTACAGCATCTTTCGAGAAATTAAAAGATAACTATAGGATCGTGCGTGATATCTATTTCCTGAGACGAATTTCTACTTACGTGTCTAATGCTTTATCCATAACAGGCATTTCTAAAGACCTAAAACCCTTTGCATTATTAAGATGTTTGCAAGTTATTGGggagagtttaaaaaattcgaagaCTTCCCCGAACTTGTCTGATGATATTCATGAATATCTATTTTATGCAGCACCGGAAGGATTGAAAACTATTTGCACTTCGTTACGCGATTCTCTTTCTCATTATCACACTTTAAGGGCGAAGACAAAATTagaggaaaatttaagagacGATGAAATGTATTTTAGCAGCGTGCAAAatgatttaaagaaaattaagccTGAGATTGATTTTATTCTctctaagaaaaagaaagatgCCGTAGAGAGATTTCTTATGAAATATGGAGAGTATCAACTCAAACAAGGTCCGGTTCATAATCTTTTTCGATATATTGACTGGATAGCGGGTCAAGAGTTGAATATAGGGCCTTACCAACAATCTGAAgaagtaaaagaaattaagaatttaataGAGACGCTACGAAAAATATTGCATCGTGATGCAAATGGAACAAAACTAGTAAATGGTCTTGGACTAGAAATCGATataattgaacaaaataaGTTGGAACGATTGAGTTTATATCAAACATCTTATTATCACTTCTTCAATATGTGTGGAAATGCGAATGATCAAATATTGGCTTTTAATTTACTTAAGGagttttctattaaaacaaAGGACACAAAATACAACAAAGCATTAAACTTTATAGAACAATTAGAAGCTATGTTTAACGCTAATATAACTTACAATCAACTCATGAGGATTTGCATTAAATTACGTTATCTAATGAATTTTGAAGTAAACAGTGTCAAAAAATTAGAAGACCTGCGAATGCATCTGCATGACACCTCAACACAAAATGAACTTAATGTTATAGAATGCTCATTCAATAAAATAGAGGAAATGTTAGAAAAccaagacaaaaaaaattttcaagattatATTAAGGACAAGAAATTAATATACAACACGATTCTAAAAATTCGGCAGAATATGGAAGATGGTAAAGAAATTTTGCATTCATCGGACATTGAAAACAGTATGAAGAAtcaattgttaaaaaacataGACGATAAACAAACATTTAGCAGCCTTGCAGGACAAATAGATTTATTAAGTCAACTACAAAAAAGTGTTAAACGGAATTGTTTTTACGAAGGgttgaaaaagtttttcacGAGAATAAAAAAGCTCATATTAAAGACACTGTTCAAAAGTTCATAGAAGATG GAGGAAGAGCTTAGGAAAATTGAacgtgaaaaatattcaatattacGGAAAGCTAtagaaaatgatgaaaatgatATCTTCaagaatgaatttttatgtttggcAACAGAAATGCTACTTTTGGATGTCTCAGATGCACTCATAGCCAAGCATGTGTTGCCTGACTATTCATCATCTTTTGACGATTCAGCTCCTATTTTGATCAATAAAAGCCTGCGAAACTATTTAGCTCATGGTAGCATACTTATAGACACTTTACCCTTTGACCCAAGAAAATCGATTCTTTCTGCTATTAGATTTTACAAAGCTAAttattcgattttatttaagaaatccGACAATTCAAAACCTTTTGCTCAAGAATATTCTCTCAACGCCAGTAAATTGGAGCCAAACCTATCCCAATTTGGAGAAAATGTTTCGAGTAATCTAATAGCCAAAGGGATGCAATGCCAAAGGGATGTAATGAGAACTGATGATGTTGAACGATTTACAAAGCTGAAAGTAATAAACACGTTTCCGTGCATGTACAATTGTTGTATTTCCGCAGCAGCAGCAAATGCGgttaaaatctttaaacatATAttagataaaataatttcacactCTGGCACTATACATATAGATATTTTGCTTCCCGCAATAATACACGCAGCAATGggtaatttcgaaaaaattcttcaagttATCATACAGTATATAAAGTCAACTTTTGTACAAAAACCATCTTTTAAATATCTGGAATTGATTAATCGTCTGATCGCAAAAGGATTAATGTCAATTGAGTCTAGGAAAATATATATCGGAAATACCATAATGGATCTTGCAATTCCGCCCTATGAAAAACTTAAAGCTTTTCGAGTATTGGCTCTAATATTAGCAATTAAAATGAGTTCTATCGATTTTTTCAGATTACTTTTTGAGTGTTATTGTAACAAATCCCTAAGCTCGACTTTGGTGTTATCTATTGCTATTGCTGTAGAAAATGGAAACCAAGAccttgttaatgaaatattgattaagaatatgaatattaaaaaaaagacactgAAAACAAAGTCTGAGTATAGAAACGTCGTACGTTTAGCTGTTGCAAATGGCGATCCGATAATTCtaagattattattaaattggcTAAAACACAATAAGATTCCAATATctgataatgaaaatatacttATCTGTACGGTTTACGGGCATGTAGATATATGTAAAATACTATTGAAAAATGATGTAGTAACGAATATTAATTTCACCGATGAGAATAAAAATACCGCCCTTCATATTGCGGCATCGAAAGGCCATCACAAAATTATCGAAGTTCTTTTAAAGTACCGCGCCAACGTTAATGTCCTCAATAACAACAATTACAGCCCTCTTTGTTTAGCTATAGTCAGGGATAATAAAACAGCCATTgaactattattaaaaaataatcgttATATTAATGAACCTTCTGATATTCTAGGATTAACTCCCCTGCTCTTGGCGTCCTTGCAAGGAAGAGCAGATATCATAAAGATTCTTCTACAAAGCGGTGCTGACATTAACCAACTTACAACAGATAAGAATTCTGCTCTTCATTTGGCAGTTTCATCAGAAAATGATGAAGCAGttgaattattattgtcaAAACGTGATAATTGGGATAcagttaattcaaattttcacggACCACTACATAAAGCTGCTCTTCTTGGAAACGACAATATAGTAAATTTGTTACTAAAACACGGCGGTGATGTTAATTTCATGAATCAAAATAAAGTTACACCTCTTCATATAGCTGCAGAAACGGGCCATGATGAAATAGTGCGAACATTATTAACCCACAAAGCCAATGTAAACTCGCTAAATGTAGACGGATATTCGGCATTGCACTTTGCGGCACTAAATGGCCATGATACCACTATTGACGTGCTATTGGCCTTCAATGCCGATGTTTATGCCACTTGTTCTAAAAGCAATAATACTGCCCTTCATTTCGCAGCTAGATATGGCAACGAGAAAATTGTGAAGTTATTAATGCCAAAGTATAAAGATGCTAGTATTGCCCGAAAGCATGGTGCTACACCTCTTCACGAGGCTGCTCGCTATGGACATATAAACGTTGTGAAGTTCTTGAGAAAGAAATGcgatattaatattaaagatAATGAGTCATTTACACCGCTCCATTTGGCTGCTTTTAACGGTCacaaattagtaataaaaGAGTTGATCAAAATGGGTGCAGATGTAGATATTGCTACAAAATCCGGCGTTACACCATTATATTTGGCAGTACAAAATCAACATGAAGATGCTGTTAAGGTGCTTTTAGACCATGGAGCAAAAGTTCAAATAAATGAAGATATGCGTAATAATTTGTTCTTGTTGGGGATTTATAGTTGTATTCAcattaataattgcaaaatattacaattattaataagcaATAGAAAAAACTGTGTAAATGATTTTTGTAACAGCGCAACACTTCTTCATTGGGCGGCAAAATATGGTGACGCGAAATGTTGCAaagttttattagaaaatgggGCTGAAGTAAATAAATTCTCACAAGACAGTTTACAAGTTACACCCCTACATATCGCTGTCCAATGCAATAAGATAGAAATTGTGACTctacttttaaataatattagacAGTATGATGCTATTAACGAACAACATCAAACGGCATTACATATAGCTTCTTACAATGGCTACAGGGACATCGCTAAAATATTACTACAGAAAGGTgccaaaattaatagaaaagaCAGAATGGGCATGACACCTCTTCATTACTCTGTTGAATATGGACATAGTTCGATTCTAGCTTTGTTGTTAAGTTTTCACGCTAACCTATGCACgccaaataatgaaaaatattcacctCTTCATACGGCtacgaaaaatggaaatgataAAATCGTGAAAACTCTGTTGAGTCATGAGGCTGTGGTCGATCAAAAAGGGCCAAACGAGATGACATCTCTTCATATTGCGTGCCAATGCAACCATAAACGAATAGTTGAATTATTAATTCACTATAAAGCCGATGTCAATGCTGTGGATAAGAATTCAAAATCGCCACTCTACTATGCCGATGAGAAAGGTCACTCGGAGATTgtatcaattttgttaaaaaaatggtag